The following proteins come from a genomic window of Methanocella conradii HZ254:
- a CDS encoding PAS domain S-box protein: MNVSRKELSSIKGILKENPYGMTVTEISRAVKMNRHSVAKYLEVLVATGHVEMKAFGQSKVYYLSQRVPLSAMLSFSSDMIAIVDKNMRVQNVNDKFLEFMGLTRKEALNKDIHDVSQLMKVEPPIMPQIMAALNGKEQSLEAFYHRGGEVYYYFIIKFLPTAFEDGEIGAALVMSDITEKRRIENEIKESEEKFRNLAETVAGGIMIVQNKKIAYANKAASRITGYRVEELIGKSMQELIHPDHFGVLKELRLDYARDSDSCPRMPYEIMIVDKRGETRWIELTLGYMRINGRPAIIKAFFDITRRKKAEEALLKERSELEARVK; the protein is encoded by the coding sequence ATGAACGTAAGCAGAAAAGAGCTTTCGAGCATTAAAGGGATATTGAAAGAAAACCCCTATGGGATGACGGTCACCGAGATATCCAGAGCAGTAAAGATGAACAGGCATTCGGTGGCCAAGTATCTCGAGGTTCTGGTCGCCACAGGACATGTTGAGATGAAGGCCTTTGGCCAATCCAAAGTTTACTATTTATCCCAACGAGTGCCACTGTCAGCGATGCTAAGCTTTTCCTCAGATATGATAGCCATCGTGGATAAGAACATGAGGGTACAGAACGTAAACGATAAGTTCCTGGAATTCATGGGGCTAACCCGAAAGGAGGCGCTCAATAAGGATATCCATGACGTTTCTCAGCTTATGAAGGTGGAGCCGCCCATAATGCCACAAATAATGGCCGCCTTGAATGGCAAAGAGCAGTCGCTGGAAGCATTTTATCATAGAGGGGGAGAGGTCTACTACTATTTTATCATCAAGTTCTTACCTACGGCCTTTGAGGATGGAGAAATAGGCGCTGCCCTGGTCATGAGCGACATCACGGAGAAGAGGCGCATCGAGAATGAGATAAAGGAGAGCGAGGAAAAGTTCAGGAATCTCGCCGAGACGGTGGCCGGTGGTATCATGATCGTGCAGAATAAAAAGATAGCTTATGCCAATAAAGCCGCCAGTAGAATAACTGGCTATCGGGTGGAAGAATTAATAGGTAAGAGCATGCAGGAGCTCATACACCCTGACCATTTTGGCGTTCTAAAAGAGTTGAGGCTGGACTATGCCAGGGATAGCGACAGCTGCCCTAGAATGCCCTATGAGATAATGATCGTGGATAAGAGAGGTGAGACCCGGTGGATAGAGCTTACTCTCGGATATATGCGTATCAACGGCCGCCCCGCCATCATTAAGGCTTTCTTTGATATAACGAGGCGAAAGAAGGCTGAGGAGGCTTTGCTTAAGGAGCGTAGTGAGCTTGAGGCGCGGGTGAAGTAG
- a CDS encoding glutaredoxin family protein — translation MIFKLVAEAILLCLIMPTLIVYTQPTCGYCRELKEYLAKNNIPYEERDITKDRAAWDELVNKYKARATPLIVYGDKTLLGFNVDELRKMLGIEQAPAR, via the coding sequence ATGATTTTTAAACTTGTGGCAGAAGCCATCTTATTGTGTTTGATCATGCCTACGCTTATAGTATATACGCAGCCGACGTGCGGGTATTGCCGCGAGCTTAAGGAGTATCTGGCTAAAAACAATATCCCTTATGAGGAGAGGGACATAACGAAAGATAGGGCGGCATGGGACGAGCTTGTCAATAAGTATAAGGCCCGTGCGACGCCGCTCATCGTGTACGGGGATAAGACGCTGCTCGGGTTCAACGTGGACGAGCTGAGGAAGATGCTAGGCATCGAGCAGGCGCCGGCGCGGTAG
- a CDS encoding B3/B4 domain-containing protein, with the protein MEFSREILERFPGISVVEGDIKQLSISIESSGLERLKAEVAEDIRSRYTLEGVKDDPTFRAYRDFFWSVGIDPTKTRPASEALIRRLLSGGGLPCINTAVDAYNLASALSGVPIAAFDADKLDGSLLMRFAHQGEAFQGIGMKAPISLKPNQVVLADDARIIAIYPYRDSDDTKVTQDTRNIHLVCCGVPNIDKDKILRAYMLCAAYLKEHASGTASEPAVYP; encoded by the coding sequence ATGGAATTCAGCCGGGAAATCCTGGAAAGGTTTCCGGGAATAAGCGTGGTGGAAGGCGACATAAAACAGCTATCGATAAGCATTGAAAGCTCGGGCCTGGAAAGGCTGAAAGCAGAGGTGGCGGAGGATATCAGGTCACGCTATACGCTGGAGGGAGTTAAAGATGACCCGACTTTCAGGGCGTACAGGGATTTCTTCTGGAGCGTGGGAATTGACCCGACGAAGACGAGGCCAGCCTCGGAGGCGCTGATAAGGCGATTGCTGTCAGGAGGAGGGCTTCCGTGCATAAACACGGCGGTAGACGCCTATAACCTGGCCTCCGCGTTGAGCGGCGTCCCCATCGCAGCCTTCGACGCCGACAAGCTTGATGGAAGCCTTTTAATGAGGTTTGCCCATCAGGGCGAGGCCTTCCAGGGCATCGGCATGAAAGCGCCCATCAGCCTAAAGCCGAACCAGGTAGTGCTGGCAGACGATGCCAGGATCATAGCGATATACCCGTATCGTGACTCTGACGATACTAAAGTGACCCAAGACACCAGGAACATACACCTGGTATGCTGCGGCGTCCCAAATATCGATAAGGACAAAATACTTAGGGCCTATATGCTCTGCGCCGCCTACCTAAAAGAGCACGCGAGCGGCACGGCATCAGAGCCAGCCGTGTATCCATAG
- a CDS encoding flavin reductase family protein, with translation MMTPGKVAVGTKNLFMPSPVTLVGANVNGKPNFLTVAWCSIVNNFPPMVSISLYRIRHTRAGIKENGTFSVNIPSSRQVEVTDYCGIFSGKNVDKSRVFDCFYGKLKSAPMIVSCPMNMECSLHSTHSIGTHDLYIGNIVEIYVDEDCLTDGMPDIRRIDPMVCTWKGNYWLIGEFVAKTFDAGKRYKP, from the coding sequence ATGATGACTCCGGGCAAAGTTGCTGTAGGCACAAAAAACTTGTTCATGCCATCGCCTGTTACGCTTGTAGGCGCTAACGTTAATGGAAAGCCCAACTTTCTAACCGTAGCATGGTGCAGTATCGTAAATAACTTTCCGCCAATGGTCTCCATATCCCTGTACCGAATAAGGCATACCAGGGCGGGCATAAAGGAGAACGGGACGTTTAGCGTTAACATACCATCATCAAGGCAAGTCGAGGTAACCGACTATTGCGGCATATTCTCGGGCAAGAATGTCGATAAGTCCAGGGTATTCGACTGCTTTTACGGTAAGCTGAAATCGGCCCCTATGATAGTCTCATGCCCCATGAACATGGAGTGTAGCCTGCATTCCACGCATAGCATAGGCACCCACGACCTTTACATCGGAAATATCGTCGAGATATACGTTGATGAGGATTGCCTAACTGATGGAATGCCGGATATTAGGAGAATCGACCCCATGGTGTGTACATGGAAGGGTAACTACTGGCTAATCGGGGAGTTCGTGGCTAAGACGTTTGACGCAGGAAAACGATATAAGCCCTAA
- the cysS gene encoding cysteine--tRNA ligase encodes MALRFYNTLTSKIEDFVPINDKEVKMYVCGPTVYDYCHMGHARAYVVFDTIRRYLQYKGYKVTYVQNFTDIDDKILRRAAELNVPPLELAEKFIEAYFEDMDRLNILRADYYPRVSQNIPSIIKMIEALVDKGYAYVSDGSVYFSVDRMADKVGVLSHQSYDALKVGARVEVDERKRNPMDFVLWKASKPGEAISWDSPWGPGRPGWHIECSAMSLQALGPNIDIHGGGMDLIFPHHESEIMQTEAYTGKPPFARYWIHNGFMLINKEKMSKSLGNFFLVRDVLKIYSPDVVRLFILNTHYQSPLDFSDAALDDTRRGLERIRNALAGVENRLRSPLQGATRIAGARSRLEESRKRFEERMDDNLDTREAIAEIFELTRDVNRWLAEGDMPAEEWREVLDLYGVYSSVLGIKWSGPMDGLFASELLQLIVEIRDAVRKKKDYETSDMIRKRLKELGIAIEDTKEGTKIKRI; translated from the coding sequence ATGGCGCTCAGGTTCTATAATACGCTGACCTCGAAGATAGAGGACTTCGTGCCCATCAACGACAAAGAAGTCAAGATGTACGTGTGCGGCCCCACTGTCTACGATTACTGCCACATGGGACACGCCAGGGCCTACGTCGTCTTTGACACCATCCGGCGATACCTCCAGTATAAGGGCTATAAGGTCACCTATGTTCAGAACTTCACGGATATAGACGACAAGATACTGAGGAGGGCGGCTGAGCTGAATGTGCCTCCCCTGGAGCTTGCGGAGAAGTTCATCGAGGCCTATTTTGAGGACATGGATCGCCTGAACATATTGCGTGCTGACTACTACCCCAGGGTTAGCCAGAACATCCCTTCGATAATTAAGATGATAGAGGCGCTGGTGGATAAGGGCTACGCATACGTTTCGGATGGGAGCGTATACTTTAGCGTTGATAGGATGGCTGATAAGGTGGGGGTCCTGTCGCACCAGTCTTATGACGCCTTGAAGGTGGGGGCGAGGGTAGAAGTTGATGAGCGTAAGCGGAACCCTATGGACTTCGTGCTCTGGAAAGCCTCGAAGCCCGGGGAGGCCATCTCCTGGGATAGCCCGTGGGGCCCCGGCAGGCCAGGCTGGCACATCGAGTGCTCGGCGATGTCTCTTCAAGCCCTGGGCCCGAACATAGACATCCACGGCGGCGGCATGGACCTGATATTTCCGCACCACGAGTCTGAGATAATGCAGACGGAAGCGTATACGGGTAAGCCTCCATTCGCAAGGTACTGGATACATAATGGCTTCATGCTAATCAACAAGGAAAAGATGTCCAAATCGCTGGGTAACTTTTTCCTGGTCAGGGACGTCCTTAAGATATACTCGCCGGACGTTGTTCGTTTGTTCATATTAAATACCCACTACCAGAGCCCTCTCGATTTCAGCGACGCCGCCCTTGATGATACCAGGCGTGGGCTGGAGCGCATTAGAAATGCCCTCGCGGGCGTGGAAAACCGCCTAAGGAGCCCGCTACAAGGCGCTACAAGGATAGCTGGAGCGCGCAGCCGCCTTGAGGAGAGCAGAAAAAGGTTTGAAGAGCGAATGGACGATAATCTCGACACGAGAGAAGCTATAGCTGAGATATTCGAGCTAACGAGAGACGTGAACAGGTGGCTGGCCGAGGGAGACATGCCGGCGGAAGAATGGAGAGAGGTGCTCGACCTCTACGGGGTATACTCGAGCGTGCTGGGCATCAAATGGTCTGGCCCCATGGACGGGCTATTCGCATCCGAGCTGCTCCAGCTTATCGTGGAGATAAGGGATGCGGTTCGCAAGAAAAAGGACTATGAGACCTCGGACATGATAAGGAAGCGGCTCAAAGAGCTTGGCATCGCCATTGAAGACACAAAAGAGGGCACAAAAATAAAGCGTATATAA
- the porA gene encoding 2-ketoisovalerate ferredoxin oxidoreductase subunit alpha, with protein MKKMATGNQAAALAVKESNVEVVAAYPITPQTEVVETIASLVETGKMNASYIRVESEHSALAACIGASASGARAFTATSSHGLLYMHEMIHWAAGARLPIVMANINRAIGPAWNIWADHSDSLSQRDTGWMQFYAATVQEVYDTILMSYRLAEKVCLPAMVCLDGFILSHAIQPLDVTPSGDFIPPISLPHALDTKNPMSYGNLTGPNDYFKFRRMIHDAMKRADKECREVEREFAERFGRKYGPVMEYRTDDADTIIVGMGTMAREAEVAVDLLRKEGLKVGSMRVRQFRPFPRLGLEGKKVVALDRDCSYGAGGILAQEIRFHHDVPVYNIIAGIGGQDVRYEVIAELVRKARPEGEFWLGVD; from the coding sequence ATGAAGAAGATGGCCACGGGTAACCAGGCGGCGGCCCTTGCGGTAAAAGAGTCGAACGTCGAGGTCGTCGCCGCGTATCCGATAACTCCTCAGACCGAGGTCGTCGAAACCATAGCGAGCCTGGTAGAGACGGGGAAGATGAACGCCTCTTACATAAGAGTCGAGAGCGAGCATTCGGCTCTGGCCGCATGCATCGGGGCCTCTGCCAGTGGCGCTAGGGCTTTCACGGCCACTTCGAGCCATGGCCTGCTTTACATGCACGAGATGATACACTGGGCTGCCGGAGCGCGGCTTCCCATCGTTATGGCCAATATAAACCGGGCCATAGGCCCAGCCTGGAACATCTGGGCGGACCACTCAGACTCGCTATCCCAGCGTGACACTGGCTGGATGCAGTTCTACGCGGCGACGGTCCAGGAGGTGTACGACACCATCCTGATGTCCTACAGGCTTGCGGAGAAGGTCTGCCTGCCTGCCATGGTCTGCCTGGATGGCTTTATATTGAGCCACGCCATCCAGCCGCTAGACGTAACCCCATCAGGCGATTTCATACCGCCAATAAGCCTTCCACACGCCCTTGACACCAAAAACCCGATGTCTTATGGGAACCTTACCGGGCCAAACGACTACTTCAAGTTCCGGCGCATGATACACGACGCCATGAAGCGGGCCGATAAAGAGTGCCGTGAAGTCGAGAGGGAGTTCGCGGAGCGGTTTGGCCGCAAGTATGGCCCCGTGATGGAATACCGTACAGATGATGCCGATACGATAATCGTGGGCATGGGCACAATGGCCCGCGAAGCAGAGGTGGCGGTAGACCTTTTAAGAAAGGAGGGCCTAAAAGTAGGCTCCATGAGGGTGAGGCAGTTCAGGCCTTTCCCAAGGCTAGGCCTGGAAGGAAAGAAGGTCGTAGCGCTGGACAGGGATTGCTCATACGGCGCAGGCGGCATACTGGCCCAGGAAATAAGGTTCCACCATGATGTGCCCGTTTATAATATCATAGCGGGAATTGGCGGCCAGGATGTGAGGTATGAGGTAATAGCGGAGCTGGTGCGCAAGGCGAGGCCCGAGGGCGAGTTCTGGCTGGGGGTGGACTAA
- a CDS encoding tetratricopeptide repeat protein, with the protein MQSAEIVANARKAVEVEPDSAEAHFQYARLLEREGMLEEACAEYAKACEMRADFVDAHVCCGSLLRRIGRAGDAEIHYKIAISMDPGNYYARFSYAALLEDMKRYDEAEEEYLKAANIRAGE; encoded by the coding sequence ATGCAGTCCGCAGAAATTGTGGCAAACGCCAGAAAGGCGGTAGAGGTTGAGCCGGATAGCGCAGAAGCGCATTTTCAGTACGCGAGGCTGCTTGAGCGAGAGGGCATGCTGGAAGAGGCCTGCGCAGAGTACGCGAAAGCCTGTGAGATGAGGGCTGATTTCGTCGATGCTCACGTATGCTGCGGCAGCCTCTTAAGAAGGATAGGCCGCGCCGGGGATGCCGAAATACATTATAAGATAGCCATTAGCATGGACCCCGGGAATTACTACGCACGTTTTAGCTATGCCGCGCTGCTCGAAGATATGAAACGCTATGATGAGGCGGAGGAAGAGTATTTAAAGGCAGCGAACATCCGGGCTGGCGAGTAA
- a CDS encoding hemerythrin domain-containing protein: protein MMRNGRSARSRNPFATVGIFLQAEAHEPIKKKGEALEERVASPIEDLSKEHGVLERLLLIYDKVINDAASGMGFNARAVNGATRIFKDYIGEHHDRCEERYIFPKFREANYIVELIDILQYQHDVAKRLTGEILERTSPGSPMDESGVKRVTGLCCSLVYMYRPHMSREQTVVFPTFYDIVTEGYIKDIKEEMEAEEKKLLGETGFRGLVGRVSEIEKEVGTHDLQQYIPQEMHARR from the coding sequence ATGATGAGGAATGGCAGAAGCGCTCGATCCAGGAATCCTTTCGCTACGGTCGGCATATTTCTACAGGCGGAAGCGCACGAGCCTATAAAGAAAAAAGGCGAAGCTCTTGAGGAGAGAGTCGCATCTCCCATCGAGGACCTATCAAAGGAGCATGGGGTTCTGGAGCGCTTACTTCTCATATACGATAAGGTGATAAATGACGCCGCCTCGGGCATGGGGTTCAATGCCCGCGCAGTAAATGGTGCCACAAGAATATTTAAGGATTACATTGGGGAGCATCATGATAGATGCGAGGAGCGCTATATCTTCCCTAAGTTCAGGGAGGCCAACTACATAGTTGAGTTAATTGACATACTTCAATACCAGCATGACGTGGCTAAAAGGCTTACAGGTGAAATCCTGGAGAGGACGTCTCCGGGCAGCCCGATGGACGAAAGTGGCGTGAAGAGGGTTACAGGCCTATGCTGCTCGCTCGTATACATGTATCGGCCCCATATGTCCCGTGAGCAAACGGTCGTCTTCCCCACGTTCTACGATATCGTCACAGAAGGCTATATCAAGGATATCAAGGAGGAGATGGAAGCAGAAGAAAAAAAGCTCCTCGGAGAGACGGGATTCAGGGGCCTCGTGGGCCGCGTCAGCGAAATAGAGAAAGAGGTCGGCACGCATGACCTTCAGCAATACATCCCGCAAGAGATGCACGCCCGGCGTTAA
- a CDS encoding 2-oxoacid:acceptor oxidoreductase family protein — protein MLEIRIHSRGGQGGVTASKLLAQAAFLEGKYSTAFPLYGAERRGAPVTSFTRISDHDIKVVSQIYEPDIVVVLDDGIMDLVDVTEGLKDGGLLLVNTDNGDKLKGPKYSKFRVARVNVTDIALSLGLVLSGNPILNTPILGALARLGVVKLESAEKAIRDMFEDERNVQAARAAYEKVIA, from the coding sequence ATGCTGGAGATACGTATCCATTCGAGAGGCGGCCAGGGCGGAGTCACGGCATCCAAGCTTCTGGCCCAGGCGGCGTTCCTTGAGGGCAAGTATAGCACTGCTTTCCCATTATACGGTGCGGAGCGTAGGGGTGCGCCGGTCACCTCCTTCACCCGCATCTCCGACCATGACATTAAGGTCGTGAGCCAGATATATGAGCCAGACATCGTAGTAGTCCTGGATGACGGCATCATGGACCTGGTTGACGTCACAGAGGGATTAAAAGATGGAGGACTGCTGCTAGTAAACACGGATAATGGAGATAAGCTCAAAGGCCCTAAGTACAGTAAATTCAGGGTCGCCCGTGTTAACGTGACAGACATAGCGCTATCCTTAGGGCTGGTCCTTTCGGGCAATCCCATTTTGAATACCCCAATTTTGGGGGCGCTGGCAAGGCTGGGCGTGGTAAAGCTCGAGTCCGCTGAAAAGGCGATCAGGGATATGTTCGAGGACGAGCGCAACGTACAGGCGGCGCGCGCTGCCTATGAAAAGGTGATAGCATGA
- a CDS encoding S8 family serine peptidase: MAAVIISIILLAGAMLANAGTPAAATRANDSNTYIVVFNESNSMVNALDDQITSFASDYNARIIYRYDAINGVAISMPSGNADSLKALKDVKYVEKDVTFSVSLDKATGIMGVPQVWDLGYTGKGVKVALVDTGIDASHPDLKGRVVEWKDFVNGRNTPYDDHGHGTHCAGIIGGSGAASNGKYKGVAPEVEFIGIKVLGNDGSGNLSTIMKGLDYAARSDAQIISMSLGSDEHSQAIDDLISKAVKNGKIVVCAAGNSGPGRQTIGCPSDSPDAITVGATDKGDMIASFSSRGPTKDGRIKPDITAPGKDIISCRAAGIMNNKAIDKYYIKMSGTSMACPMVSGSIALLVQMDPKLTPQRAKEILEKTAKPEGSKCPNNDYGYGRINVKGAIDFMNGKKPVEPVKPTPGPVYPGPGTAYPGYPYPIYPTYPYPAYPGYIQYPAYSEVQA, translated from the coding sequence TTGGCTGCCGTCATCATTAGCATAATACTGCTTGCCGGGGCAATGCTCGCAAACGCTGGCACGCCTGCGGCCGCAACGCGTGCGAACGACTCAAATACGTACATCGTGGTCTTCAATGAAAGTAACAGCATGGTAAATGCCTTAGATGACCAAATAACGAGCTTCGCGTCGGATTATAATGCACGGATAATCTACAGGTATGATGCCATTAATGGCGTGGCCATAAGCATGCCCAGCGGTAACGCCGACAGCCTCAAAGCGCTCAAGGACGTGAAATACGTCGAGAAGGACGTCACGTTCAGCGTGTCGCTGGATAAGGCTACGGGTATCATGGGCGTCCCGCAAGTATGGGATCTGGGCTATACAGGGAAAGGCGTAAAAGTAGCTTTAGTCGATACTGGAATAGATGCGAGCCATCCCGACCTTAAGGGCAGGGTCGTCGAATGGAAGGACTTCGTAAATGGCAGGAACACGCCATACGATGACCATGGCCATGGGACCCACTGCGCCGGGATAATCGGCGGCTCCGGCGCAGCGTCGAATGGCAAGTATAAGGGAGTCGCGCCAGAAGTGGAGTTCATAGGCATCAAAGTGCTGGGCAATGACGGCTCGGGGAACCTCTCCACCATAATGAAGGGATTAGACTACGCTGCCAGGAGCGATGCGCAGATAATATCCATGTCCCTCGGCTCTGACGAGCACTCGCAGGCCATTGACGACCTCATATCTAAAGCTGTAAAGAACGGCAAGATCGTGGTGTGCGCGGCGGGCAACAGCGGGCCAGGCAGGCAGACCATCGGATGCCCCAGCGATAGCCCTGACGCCATCACGGTGGGCGCGACTGATAAGGGCGACATGATAGCATCATTCAGCTCTAGAGGGCCTACGAAGGATGGCCGGATAAAGCCTGACATCACCGCCCCTGGCAAGGACATCATATCATGCAGGGCGGCGGGGATAATGAATAATAAGGCCATCGATAAGTATTATATAAAGATGAGCGGCACGTCGATGGCATGCCCGATGGTATCCGGCTCCATCGCCCTCCTCGTGCAGATGGACCCCAAGCTTACGCCGCAGAGGGCTAAGGAGATACTGGAGAAGACCGCTAAGCCAGAGGGCAGCAAGTGCCCGAATAACGACTATGGCTACGGCAGGATAAACGTGAAGGGCGCCATCGACTTCATGAATGGCAAGAAGCCCGTGGAGCCTGTAAAGCCGACGCCAGGGCCAGTATATCCAGGGCCGGGCACGGCGTATCCAGGCTACCCGTATCCCATATACCCGACATACCCGTACCCGGCATATCCCGGGTACATTCAATACCCCGCGTACTCCGAGGTTCAGGCATAA
- a CDS encoding thiamine pyrophosphate-dependent enzyme: MLDDIPQEEYLLKGNTACAGCGAMLALRYILKAAGQNTIIVNPACCSTVCQGTYPKTAYGVPVLNIAFAAAAAAADGIASARRNKGKNIIVFAGDGGTVDIGIQALSGAIERNANILYICYDNEAYSNTGMQKSGSTPYGAITTTTPTGRKDSKKDIDLIIMAHRPKYMASASAAYPKDLYEKVRKALTIEGTKFIHVLCPCPSGWRYSTEKTVELGRLAVRCGMWFLYEYEDGKVKLNAPTKAALKRPAPLADYVRPQGRFKGVNLERLQKEVDEEMDRIRALAGIENAKEASE; the protein is encoded by the coding sequence ATGCTTGACGACATCCCCCAGGAAGAGTACCTATTAAAGGGCAATACCGCGTGCGCCGGGTGCGGCGCCATGCTGGCTTTGCGCTATATCCTCAAGGCCGCGGGGCAGAACACGATCATCGTGAACCCGGCGTGCTGCTCGACGGTGTGCCAGGGCACCTATCCAAAGACCGCTTATGGCGTACCCGTATTAAACATCGCGTTCGCGGCGGCGGCCGCGGCGGCGGACGGCATCGCCTCCGCCAGGCGGAATAAGGGCAAGAACATCATAGTCTTCGCCGGCGACGGCGGGACGGTGGACATCGGCATACAGGCCCTTTCTGGCGCCATCGAGCGCAACGCCAACATCCTATATATTTGCTATGATAACGAGGCATACTCGAACACGGGCATGCAAAAGAGCGGCTCCACCCCATATGGTGCGATCACGACGACCACGCCCACGGGCAGAAAAGACTCGAAAAAGGATATAGACCTCATAATAATGGCCCACAGGCCTAAGTATATGGCAAGCGCCTCCGCGGCATACCCGAAAGACCTTTACGAGAAGGTCAGGAAGGCGCTAACCATCGAAGGCACCAAGTTCATCCATGTATTATGCCCATGCCCATCTGGCTGGCGCTATTCGACCGAAAAGACCGTGGAGCTGGGCAGGCTGGCGGTCAGGTGCGGAATGTGGTTCCTCTACGAGTATGAGGATGGCAAGGTTAAGCTGAATGCCCCAACTAAGGCTGCGCTAAAGAGGCCGGCGCCCCTTGCGGATTACGTGAGGCCGCAGGGAAGGTTTAAGGGCGTCAACCTCGAGCGCCTGCAAAAAGAGGTGGACGAGGAGATGGACAGGATAAGGGCACTGGCGGGCATTGAGAACGCGAAGGAGGCGTCGGAATGA
- a CDS encoding 4Fe-4S binding protein has translation MPLTPMSKPQAGAGGKTGTWRTFKPVLDKESCKQCGNCILYCPEACIDRELNIDYDYCKGCGICANECPSKSIKMVRE, from the coding sequence ATGCCGCTAACTCCCATGTCGAAGCCGCAGGCCGGGGCGGGTGGCAAGACCGGCACATGGAGGACCTTCAAGCCCGTCCTTGACAAGGAAAGCTGCAAGCAGTGCGGCAATTGCATCCTATACTGTCCGGAAGCCTGCATAGATAGGGAACTCAACATCGACTATGACTACTGTAAGGGCTGCGGCATATGCGCAAACGAGTGCCCCTCTAAATCCATAAAAATGGTAAGGGAATGA
- a CDS encoding TVP38/TMEM64 family protein: MALRTMLNLRLAFLTAWAIAIVAVILYVGPENILREYGHVTPSGIRDVVLSYGPLSAVAYIALHAMRPFTFLPVTPFTIAGGFIFGHAYGLLLAMLGTTSAAVITFAMSRYLFRDYVKKRLAGKYAGLDDRLNGQGILIVAAMRMVPVIPYDAVGYLAGVSSIGFVEYLLGTLLGELPGAFVLTMLGSSLDNIRSPLFMVSLILAALLILLPEIYRRVSGKPQQ; this comes from the coding sequence ATGGCTCTTCGGACAATGCTGAACTTGAGGCTGGCCTTTCTCACTGCCTGGGCTATCGCCATCGTAGCTGTAATCTTATACGTGGGTCCTGAAAATATTTTAAGGGAGTACGGGCATGTGACTCCTTCTGGCATCCGCGATGTGGTCTTATCATATGGCCCGCTATCCGCCGTAGCCTATATAGCATTGCATGCGATGCGTCCGTTCACGTTCCTGCCTGTCACCCCTTTCACTATCGCAGGCGGCTTCATCTTCGGCCATGCCTACGGCCTGCTTCTCGCAATGCTGGGGACCACCTCCGCCGCCGTGATCACGTTCGCCATGTCGCGATACCTCTTCAGAGATTACGTGAAGAAGAGGCTGGCAGGTAAGTATGCAGGGCTTGACGATAGGCTTAATGGGCAGGGAATCCTGATTGTCGCGGCCATGCGGATGGTCCCGGTCATCCCTTATGACGCCGTGGGATATCTCGCTGGCGTCTCCAGCATTGGCTTCGTGGAATACCTTTTGGGGACGCTTCTCGGCGAGCTGCCCGGAGCATTCGTGTTGACGATGCTGGGGAGCAGCCTCGATAACATAAGGTCCCCCCTATTCATGGTAAGCCTCATCCTCGCAGCCCTGCTGATACTGCTGCCGGAAATTTACAGGCGAGTATCGGGAAAGCCTCAACAATAA